GGCCCGCATGGCCAGCGTGAGCTTCAACCACCAGTCCAACGGACGGGCCCAGCCGCTGTCGCGCAGCTGGAACCGGGTGATTGGCGAACTCAACCTGGAACGGGGCGAAACCACCGTCAGCCTGCGGCCCTGGTGGCGCATCGAAGATGGGACCGACGACAACCCCGGCATCAAGGACTACATGGGTCGGGGCGAACTGCTGGTCACCCAGAAATGGGGCCAGCATGTCGTGACCCTGCAGGGCCGGCACAGCCTGCGCTCGGGCGACCGATCCCGCGGATCGGCGCAACTGGAATGGGCCTTCCCGATCGGCGCCGGTCTGCACGGCTATGCGCAGCTGTTCCATGGTTATGGCGAAAGCCTGATCGACTACAACTTCCGCGAAACCCGGATCGGGCTGGGCGTGTCGGTCATCGAATGGCGTTGAGCCGTGCTGTGGCCAATGTCACGGCCGGTCAAGGTTTCCCCCGCGACTCGGGGGAATGCGCCGTGGCGGCCTGACAGCGGTTTCAACGCCTTTCGATGAATATGGCGCATCCATCGGGCGCCGCCGGATGGCGCTCCGGCGACAGCCGCACTAGGCTGGGCGGATGTCGGATGTTTCCAAAAGCAACGTCGGGCCGGACGGCTGCGTGCTCTGGGTGGTGGATTACCGCCTGGACGGTCGCGCCCGTCAATGGTTCCGCGCGCTTCCCCCCGTGCTCGGGGCGGAGGCGATGCGGGCGTTGATGCTGGAAGAGCTGGAGGAGCTCTACGGCCCCCGCGCCGAACTGCTGGACCTGCGCCCCGCCAGCCTGGAGGAGCGCCGCGCCTTCCTGCGCGGGGAGCTGTCGCGTCCGACGTCCGGCACCGATCGTCCTGATGCCTGACCGCCCTGGCAGCCTGACGCCTGAAGCCTCATCCCATCGCGCGCCCGGGTGCTGAGCGGCTCAATCCTCGTCCGGATCGTCCAGCGATTCGTTGAACCTCAGGCGGTTGCCGAAGGGATCGAGCAGGGTCAGCAGCTTGGCATTCCAGGGCGCGATCTCCACCGAAGGGTTGAGAAACCGGTAGTTCTTGGCCTGGAGTTCCGCATGCAGCGCGTCGACATCGCGCACCTGCAGCAGCACGGCGGAGCCCGGGGTGGCATCGCCGTGGTGCTCGGTCAGATGCAGGCACATCGTGCCGCGTGAGACCTGCAGGTACAGCGGCATGCCGTCATCAAAACGATGCTCCCAATCCACGGTGCAGCCCAGGTAGTCCAGATAGAACTCGCGGGCCTTGGCCACGTCGAAGATGCGCAGGATCGGGATGGTTTGTTCAACCTCGAAAGCCATGGTCGGTGTCCTGTGACAGGCTGGAGACGGTCGTCCGCCAAGCGCCCGTTGCCGTGAGCCGGTCGGGGTCGGGAACGTGTGCCGGGGCAGTGTAGTGAACCGCAGGCCGCGCGCATTCCGTCACAAGCGTCGCCCCGAGTGGAAAGAGTTCCGTCCGGTTACCGATCAGGATGACGGGCGACGCGACAATCGCGCCGCCTTCCATCGCGGATCCGCTGGGCCGGGCCGGGAACCGAGCCCTTCTGGGTCTGCATGCGCGCGCCGAGCCACTGACTGCCTTCCACCCACTGCCCTGCGGCCGCCCGCCGCGACGCCCCGCGTTTTCGCCTGAACGCGCCCCTCCCGCCACTGCCCCCGCCTTCATGTCCTCCCCGACCCCCCGCCTCTTCGCCCTGGCCTGGCCGCTGTTCCTGGAGCTGTGCCTGGGCATTGCCGTCGGGGTGATCGGCACCATGCTGGCGGCCCGGATCTCCGATCCGGCCGGCGCCGCCTTCGCCCTGGCCAACCAACTGGCCGCCACGCTGTTCATCCTGTTCCGGATCATCGGGGCGGGCATCAGCGTGGTGATCACCCAGGCGCTGGGCAGCGGGCGGCGTGCGGTGGCCGATGCGACCGCCCGGGCGGCGCTCGGCGCCAGCAGCTGGCTGGGCGGCATCACGGCGGTGATGGCGGTGGTGTTCGCCGGGCCGTTGCTGCGTTTGATGAATGCACCGGACAGCGTGCTGCCGCTGTCCCAGCCGTTCCTGATGGCCCTGGCGCCGGCCTTGATGCTGGATGCCTGGAATGCGTCGATGGCCAGCGTGATGCGCGCTCATCTGCGCAGCCGCGACACCTTGATGGTGCTGGTGGTGATGCAGATCGCCCAGCTGACGCTGTCCCTGCTGCTGATGCCGCACCTGGGCCTGCCCGGCTTTGCGGTGGCGTTGGCGCTCAGCCGCAGCCTGGGTCTGGGCCTGCACCTGTGGCTGTGGAAGGAGCGCCTCGGCCTGCGCCCGCACCGCAGCGACTGGTGGCGACTGCCGAAGGCGGAACTGGCCGGCGTGCTGCACATCGGTCTGCCCGGTGCGGCGGAGAACATTGCCTACCGACTCGCCTACATGGTGAGCATTGCCGTGGCCGGTCATCTGGGCGCCTCCGCACTGGCGGCCCACAGCTACACCTCGCAGCTGATGTATTTCGTGCTGCTGCCCGGCCTGGCCACCGGTTTCGCGGCGGAGATCGTGGTGGGCCATCTGATCGGCGCCGGGCAATTGCATGAGGCGCATCGGCTGGTGCGCAAGGCGCTCGGACGCGGCCTGGCCATCAGCGTCGTCGTGGCCGGTCTGGCCGCGCTGGCCTCGCCCTGGTTGCTGCGGATGTTCACCCAGGATCCGACCATCATCAGCACCGCCGTCGTGCTGATGGGCCTGACCGTCATCCTGGAGCCGGGCCGCACCTTCAACCTGGTGGTGATCAACGCGCTGCGTGCGGCCGGCGATGCGCGCTATCCGGTGATGGTGGGGGCGGGCTCGATGCTGGTGGTGCTGGCCGGCGGCAGTTGGCTGCTGGGCGAGGTATTGGGCCTGGGCCTGGTCGGCGTCTGGATCGCCTACGCGGCGGATGAATGGATCCGCGGCCTGCTCATGTGGCGCCGTTGGGCGCGCCTGGGCTGGGTGCCGCAAGCCCGCGCGGTGCACCGTCGGCTGCGTCGCGCCGCCCACGCGGCCTGAGTCTCGACGCCGGACAAGGTCGGCCTGGGGGCGACGCGACGGCGGCGTCCCTGCTTCTGGATGTCGACTGGCTGTCGACCCGATGGCGATTCGATGGTGACTTGACGCTGGCCTGATGGCTGCCTGGCTGCGGCCTGATCGCGACGGAACCGCCCGGCGTCGCTCCGCCGCGCCCGGCCGGTCCGCCCTCTATGATCGCGCCCGCTATGGCCTATCTCTTCAAGCGCCTGGGCTTGCTGCTGCTGACCCTGCTGGCCGCTTCCGCGCTGATCTTTGCGGCGCTGGACTGGCTGCCCGGCAATGCCGCCCAGCTCATCATGGGTCCGGAGGCGCCGCCCGAGGCGGTGGCGGCCCTGGCGCGTCAATTGGGCCTGGACCAACCGGCCTGGCAGCGCTATGGCGCCTGGCTGGCCGGCTTGGCGCGCGGGGACCTGGGGCTGTCGTATGCCTACGGTGCCCCGGTGAGCGATCTGATCGCCGAACGTCTGGCGGTGACGCTGCCGCTGGCGCTGCTGGCCATGGGCATGGCGGTGCTGGTGGCGCTGGCGGCCGGCTGGTGGGCCGCCAGCCAGCAGGGCCGCGCGGGCGACCACCTGGTGATGGGACTGACGCAGCTCGGCCTGGCGCTGCCGAGCTTCTGGTTCGGCATGCTGCTGGTGATGCTGTTTGCGGTGAAGCTGCAATGGGTGGATGCCGGTGGCTTTCCCGGCTGGCGCGAGGACCTGGGCGGCGGCCTGTGGCCGGGGCTGCGGGCCTTGCTGCTCCCGGCGGTGTCGCTGGCCCTGGTGCAGGCGGCCATCCTGGCGCGGGTCGCGCGGTCGGCATTGCTGGACATCTCCCGCGAGGACTTCATGCGCAGCGCCCGCGCCAAGGGGCTGACGCGTCGAGGCGCGCTGTGGCGCCACGGGCTGCGTCATGCGGCGCTGCCGCTGCTCACGCTGGGCGGTCTTCAATTCGCCAACCTGCTGGCGGGCACCATCGTGATCGAGAACGTCTTCACCCTGCCGGGCCTGGGGCGCCTGATGGCCCAGGCGATTGCCAACCGCGACCTGATCGTGGTGCGCAACGGGGTGATGCTGCTGGCCGCGCTGGTGCTGATCATCAACGTCGTCGTGGACCTGTTGCACGGCTGGATCGACCCGCGGCTGCGCACGCGGACCCGCGAATGAGCGGCCCGAAAGCCCGCCGCCGGTGGGCGCCTCCCCGCGTTCCGATGCCCTGTCTTCGTCCGTGGCGCAGGAGGCTGTCCGCATGAAACGCACCGGATTCTGGATCGGCGCGGTGCTCACCGGTGCGCTGTTGGCGGTGGCACTGCTGTCACTGGCCTGGACGCCGTGGCCGCCCGAAGCGATCGACATGTCCCGCCGCCTCGCGCCCGCCAGCGCCGCACACTGGCTCGGTTGCGACCAGTTGGGACGGGATGTGCTGAGCCGCCTGATGGCCGGCGCCCGCAGCGCCTGGCTGGTCGGCCTGGTGGCGGTCGGACTGGGCCTGGTCGGCGGAACGATGCTGGGCCTTTTGGCCGCCGCCCGTCGGGGCTGGACCGAGGCCGTGATCCTGCGCGCGGCGGACCTGGGTTATGCCTTCCCGGCATTGCTGCTGGCCATCTTGCTGGCGGCGGCGCTCGGGCCGGGCATGACGATCGCGATGGTCGCGATCGGGCTGCATGCAGTGCCGTCCTTCGCGCGGCTGGTCAATGGCAGCGCCAAGAGCTGGTGGGCGCGCGACTTCGTGCTGGCAGCCCGGGTGGCGGGGCAGGGACCGCTGTCGATCACGGTGCGCCATGTGCTGCCGCAACTGATGCCGCTGCTGATCGTGCAGGGCACCACCCATTTCGCGCTGGCGATCCTGGCGGAGGCGGGACTCTCCTACCTCGGGCTGGGGACGCAACCGCCGCAGGCGAGTTGGGGCCGCTTGCTGGCCGAGGCCCAAACCCTGATGTTCGAGGCGCCGCAGCTGGCCATCGCGCCCGGTGTGGCCATCACCCTCGCGGTGCTGGGCCTTAACCTGCTCGGGGATGGCCTGCGCGATCGACTCGATCCCAAGGAGCAGCCGCGATGACCGATGCCCGTGACAGGGCCGATCAGCCCGCGAATCTGACCGCCAATACGACCGCCCATCCGTTCGCCCGTCCGCCCGCCGCTGCGACGCCCGCCGGTGCGTCCGCACCTGCCGTCGCCCGTGCGGGCCTCCCGCCGACACCACCGACGATGACGGCGGCAGCGCCGCTGTTGCGGGTGCGCGATCTGCAGGTCTGGCTGCCGGGCCGCGGCGGCACCCGGCTGCATGCCTTGCGCGGCGTGGATCTGGACCTGGAGGCCGGCGACAGCCTGGCGCTGATCGGCGAATCCGGCAGCGGCAAGACGCTGACCGCGCTCGCCCTGATGGGCCTGCTGCCCGATGGCGCGGCGGTGAGCGGCGAGATCGACCTGCAGGGGCAGTCGCTGCGGTCGTTGGATGAGGCGGGCTGGTGCGCGGTCCGCGGTCGTCGTCTGGCCATGGTGTTCCAGGAACCGCTGACGGCGCTTAATCCGCTGCAGCGGGTGCTGGCGCAGGTGATGGAGCCGATCCGGCTGCATGGCCTGGCGCCCGATCGCGACACCGCGCGCCAGCGTGCGCTGTCGCTGCTGGACCGGGTGGGCCTGGACGAACGCCAGGCGCGCGCCTATCCGCATGAGCTGTCCGGCGGGCAACGTCAGCGCGCCTTGATCGCGATGGCATTGGCCGCCGAGCCCGCGCTGCTGATCGCCGACGAACCCACCACCGCGCTCGATGCGCGCCTGCGTCTGCAGGTGCTGGACCTGCTTCAAGCACTGGTGGCCGAGCGTGGCATGGGGCTGTTGCTGATCTCGCATGACTTGGCACTCACCGCGCGCCGGGTGCGCCGCCTGGGCATCCTCTACGGCGGTCGGCTGATGGAGCAAGGCCCGGCGGCCGCGCTGCTTGCGCAGCCTCGCCATCCCTACACCCAGGCACTCTGGGCCGCCCGCCCGCGGCTGGGGGCCGGTCGGGACCAGCCACTGCATCCCTTGCCCGGCAACGTGCCGGCGCTCGATCAGCTCGGCCCGGGCTGTCCGTTCGCCCCCCGTTGTCCCCTGGTGCAGCCGCGCTGCGTGGCGCAAGCGCCGGTCTGGAACGGTCAGCTCGCCTGCTGGGAGGTGGCGGGATGACGGGACCGATGACGCCATCGACGACATCCCCCGATGCCGCGAGCCACGACCACGACCACGACCCGGCTGCGCAGTCCGCCACCAGCCCTGCGGGCTCGCCGGAGCGGCCGCATCCGCCCGTCATGTCGACCCCGGCGTTGATCGAGGTGCAGGGGTTGGGCCAGCGCTATGCCGGGCGCTCGGTGCTGCGCGACGTCAGCTTCCGGCTGCAGCCGGGCGAGTCCCTCGGGGTGATCGGTGAATCCGGCGCCGGCAAGAGCACGCTGGCCCGGCTGGTGATGGGCCTGGAGCGACCGTCGGCCGGCGAGGTGCGCTGGTCGGGCCTGGCGGTGCAGGCACTGTCCGCGAAGGAACGGCGTGCGCTGCGGGCGCAGGTGCAGATGGTGTTCCAGGATCCCTACGGCTCGCTCGACCCGCGCTGGCGCGTGGGGCGCAGTGTGATGGAGCCGCTGGACGCCTTGTCGATGGGCGAGGCCCAACGCCAGCAGCGGCTGGCGGAGGTGCTGGCGGCGGTCGGGATGGAGATCGATGCGGCGATGCGTTTCCCGCACCAGTTCTCCGGCGGGCAGCGGCAGCGACTGGCCATTGCCCGGGCGCTGACCACGAAGCCGCGCCTGATCGTGGCGGACGAGCCGCTGTCGGCCCTCGATGTGTCGGTGCAGGCGCAGATTCTGTCGCTGCTGCGCGACCTGCAACAACGCGAGGGCATCAGCCTGGTGCTGGTGAGTCATGACCTGGCGGCGGTGGAGGTGCTCTGCGATCAAGCGCTGGTGCTGCGCGACGGTGCGGTGCTGGAGCAGGGCGCCACCGCGCAGGTGCTGGGCGAACCGCAGCATCCCTACACCCGTTCGCTGCTGGCGGCTTTGGCATGATCCGCCCCATGGACAGACGCCGCTTTGCGTTGGGGGCCGCGGGTGCGGCCGTCGGCGCCACCCTCACTTCCCTGACCCTTCCCGTTGACGCCCAACCCGCGTCGCAGCGGCCGCTGGTGCTGGGCATGACCCTGGAACCGCCGGGCCTGGACCCGACCACCGGTGCCGCCTCGGCCATCGCGGAGGTGGTGCTCTACAACGTGCTGGAGCCGCTGACCAAGGTGGCCCAGGACGGCAGCGCCTTGCCCTTGCTGGCCACCCGCTGGCAGGTGTCCGCTGACCAGCGCACCTGGACCTTCTCGCTGCGCCGCGGCGTTCGTTTCCACAACGGCGAGGCGTTTGACGCTGCGGCGGTGAAGTTCAGTTTCGAGCGTGCCGGAGCCGAAGGCAGCCTCAACAAGGACCGTCGGGTCTTCAGCAACATCACGGCCATCAGCGCGCCGGATCCGCTCACCGTGGTGCTCACCCTGCGTCTGCCCGAACCCGAGCTCCCCGCGCTGCTGGCGCAGGCGCCTGCGGTGATCGTCGAGCCCAAGAGCGCCGCAGGCAATGCCCAGACGCCGGTCGGCACCGGGCCGTATCGGGTGGCCCAATGGCAGCGCGGGGCGAGCCTGACGCTGGTGGCCTGGCCCGGCTTCCGCGAGCCGGCCTCGATCCGGCTGCCGCGGGTGCAGTTCCGTTTCATCGGGGAGCCGTCCGCCCAGGTGGCGGCGCTGCTGGCCGGCGATGTGGATGCTTTCCCGCGGGTGGCCGCCGCCCGGGCCATGGCCCAGTTCAAGGCCCAGCCGCAGCGGTTTCAGGTGATCACGGCGTCGTCGCGCGCCAAAACCATCCTGGCGATCAACCACCAGCGGGCGCCGCTGGGGGATGTCCGGGTGCGGCGCGCCATCGCGATGGCGCTGGACCGCAAGGCCATCATCCAGGCCAGTGCGGACGGCTATGGCGTGCCGATCGGCAGCTATGTGACGCCGGATGCACCTGGCTATGTGGACTGCACGTCGATCAACGCCTACCACCCCGCTGCCGCCCGTGCGCTGCTGCAGGAGGCCAAGGCGGTCGGACAGAGCCTGACCTTGAAGCTGCCCCCGGTGCCGTATGCGCGTCAGGGCGGTGAACTGATCGCCGCACAGCTCGGCGCCATCGGCCTGACGATCCGGATCGAGCACATCGAATGGGCGCAATGGCTGTCGAGCGTCTATGGCAACAAGGCCTATGACCTGACGCTGATTGCGCATGTGGAGCCGCACGACTTCGGCAATTTCGCCCGCGCCGGTTATTACTGGGGCTATCAGAACCCCGAGTTCAATGCACTTTATGAACGGATGCAGGCCAGCGCGGATCCGGCGACCCGGCTGGCGCTGTTCGCCGAGGCGCAGCGTCTGGTGGCCCAGGACGCGGTGGCCGGCTTCCTCTACCAGCCGCAATGGATCACGGTGGCGCGCGCCAACCTGCGCGGGCTGTGGACCCGCACCCCGCTGTTTGCGAACGACTTGTCGGCCCTGAGCTGGGCCTGAGCCGGCGGGCGGTCCGCGGTTCGATCTGCGTTCGGCTGTGGCGCCGTCACATCAGCGGCGGCCCCCTCGTTCCGGGGGCTGGATGACGGCTTGTCGGGCCGGTGATGCCGGTCATCCCCTTCGCGGGCATATCCTCTACAGTGAGGCTTCCGGGCGGTGCTAGCGTGCTCGGTTCGGAGGAGCCGGAGACCCGCATGCCGTTTGATTTGCACTTTCCCGATACCTTGCAGCCGTTCCTGATTCCGCTGCTCTTCGCTGTTCCGCTGGCGCTGCTGGTCTGGATCATCATTGGCCGTCGTGGCGATGCCCATGATGTCGGCGTGCCACCGCGCACGCCCTCGGCCACGCCGCCCGGCGGCGCCCCGGTGGGAGGCCCGCGTCCTGCCGCGCCCCCGCGCGCCGCGGCCTTCGCGGCCGGTGTCGACGAGCGGCTGCCGGTGCTGGTGGTGGACGACTCCGCCGTGGTGCGCGCCAAGCTGCTGAAGCTCTTCAATGACGTGGGCTACGAGGTCATCGCTGCGCGCGACGGTGTCGAGGCGCTGGAGATGATGGCCCATCGCCGCTTCGGTGTCCTGGTCACCGACCTGGAAATGCCCAACATGGACGGCTTCCAGCTGATCCAGGCGGTGCAGGGCGCGATGGAGACGGAAGACCTCCCCATCATCGCCATCACCGGCCATGAGGAGCTGCATGCGCGGCTCCATCAGATCCAGGGCCTCTACGGCATGTTCCAGAAGCCCTGGAATGACCGCGAAATGCTCAGGCGGGTGGAAGCGCTGGCCCAGTTGCGCCGGATCCACCCATGACCGCAGCGGGCCGGCCGCGCGGTGTCGTGCGGCGGTGGCTGCGACGCGGTGCAGTCGGCCTGGTGGTCCTGCTGGCCGTGGCGGCCGGCGCGATCACCTGGCATGTGCGCGCCAAGCTGCCCCAGCGCACCGGTGAGCTGACGCTGGCCGGCTTGAACGCACCAGTTCAGGTCCGTTACGACGAGTGGGGCGTGCCCCACATCGAGGCCCGCAACGAGGACGATCTCTACCGCGCGCTCGGCTATCTGCATGCGCAGGACCGGTTGTTCCAGATGGAGATGCTGCGTCGCCTGGCGCGCGGCGAGCTGGCCGAGATCCTCGGCCCCCGTTTGCTGGAGACCG
The Roseateles amylovorans genome window above contains:
- a CDS encoding VOC family protein; translation: MAFEVEQTIPILRIFDVAKAREFYLDYLGCTVDWEHRFDDGMPLYLQVSRGTMCLHLTEHHGDATPGSAVLLQVRDVDALHAELQAKNYRFLNPSVEIAPWNAKLLTLLDPFGNRLRFNESLDDPDED
- a CDS encoding MATE family efflux transporter — encoded protein: MSSPTPRLFALAWPLFLELCLGIAVGVIGTMLAARISDPAGAAFALANQLAATLFILFRIIGAGISVVITQALGSGRRAVADATARAALGASSWLGGITAVMAVVFAGPLLRLMNAPDSVLPLSQPFLMALAPALMLDAWNASMASVMRAHLRSRDTLMVLVVMQIAQLTLSLLLMPHLGLPGFAVALALSRSLGLGLHLWLWKERLGLRPHRSDWWRLPKAELAGVLHIGLPGAAENIAYRLAYMVSIAVAGHLGASALAAHSYTSQLMYFVLLPGLATGFAAEIVVGHLIGAGQLHEAHRLVRKALGRGLAISVVVAGLAALASPWLLRMFTQDPTIISTAVVLMGLTVILEPGRTFNLVVINALRAAGDARYPVMVGAGSMLVVLAGGSWLLGEVLGLGLVGVWIAYAADEWIRGLLMWRRWARLGWVPQARAVHRRLRRAAHAA
- a CDS encoding ABC transporter permease, translating into MIAPAMAYLFKRLGLLLLTLLAASALIFAALDWLPGNAAQLIMGPEAPPEAVAALARQLGLDQPAWQRYGAWLAGLARGDLGLSYAYGAPVSDLIAERLAVTLPLALLAMGMAVLVALAAGWWAASQQGRAGDHLVMGLTQLGLALPSFWFGMLLVMLFAVKLQWVDAGGFPGWREDLGGGLWPGLRALLLPAVSLALVQAAILARVARSALLDISREDFMRSARAKGLTRRGALWRHGLRHAALPLLTLGGLQFANLLAGTIVIENVFTLPGLGRLMAQAIANRDLIVVRNGVMLLAALVLIINVVVDLLHGWIDPRLRTRTRE
- a CDS encoding ABC transporter permease; translated protein: MKRTGFWIGAVLTGALLAVALLSLAWTPWPPEAIDMSRRLAPASAAHWLGCDQLGRDVLSRLMAGARSAWLVGLVAVGLGLVGGTMLGLLAAARRGWTEAVILRAADLGYAFPALLLAILLAAALGPGMTIAMVAIGLHAVPSFARLVNGSAKSWWARDFVLAARVAGQGPLSITVRHVLPQLMPLLIVQGTTHFALAILAEAGLSYLGLGTQPPQASWGRLLAEAQTLMFEAPQLAIAPGVAITLAVLGLNLLGDGLRDRLDPKEQPR
- a CDS encoding ABC transporter ATP-binding protein: MTDARDRADQPANLTANTTAHPFARPPAAATPAGASAPAVARAGLPPTPPTMTAAAPLLRVRDLQVWLPGRGGTRLHALRGVDLDLEAGDSLALIGESGSGKTLTALALMGLLPDGAAVSGEIDLQGQSLRSLDEAGWCAVRGRRLAMVFQEPLTALNPLQRVLAQVMEPIRLHGLAPDRDTARQRALSLLDRVGLDERQARAYPHELSGGQRQRALIAMALAAEPALLIADEPTTALDARLRLQVLDLLQALVAERGMGLLLISHDLALTARRVRRLGILYGGRLMEQGPAAALLAQPRHPYTQALWAARPRLGAGRDQPLHPLPGNVPALDQLGPGCPFAPRCPLVQPRCVAQAPVWNGQLACWEVAG
- a CDS encoding ABC transporter ATP-binding protein, with translation MTGPMTPSTTSPDAASHDHDHDPAAQSATSPAGSPERPHPPVMSTPALIEVQGLGQRYAGRSVLRDVSFRLQPGESLGVIGESGAGKSTLARLVMGLERPSAGEVRWSGLAVQALSAKERRALRAQVQMVFQDPYGSLDPRWRVGRSVMEPLDALSMGEAQRQQRLAEVLAAVGMEIDAAMRFPHQFSGGQRQRLAIARALTTKPRLIVADEPLSALDVSVQAQILSLLRDLQQREGISLVLVSHDLAAVEVLCDQALVLRDGAVLEQGATAQVLGEPQHPYTRSLLAALA
- a CDS encoding ABC transporter substrate-binding protein encodes the protein MDRRRFALGAAGAAVGATLTSLTLPVDAQPASQRPLVLGMTLEPPGLDPTTGAASAIAEVVLYNVLEPLTKVAQDGSALPLLATRWQVSADQRTWTFSLRRGVRFHNGEAFDAAAVKFSFERAGAEGSLNKDRRVFSNITAISAPDPLTVVLTLRLPEPELPALLAQAPAVIVEPKSAAGNAQTPVGTGPYRVAQWQRGASLTLVAWPGFREPASIRLPRVQFRFIGEPSAQVAALLAGDVDAFPRVAAARAMAQFKAQPQRFQVITASSRAKTILAINHQRAPLGDVRVRRAIAMALDRKAIIQASADGYGVPIGSYVTPDAPGYVDCTSINAYHPAAARALLQEAKAVGQSLTLKLPPVPYARQGGELIAAQLGAIGLTIRIEHIEWAQWLSSVYGNKAYDLTLIAHVEPHDFGNFARAGYYWGYQNPEFNALYERMQASADPATRLALFAEAQRLVAQDAVAGFLYQPQWITVARANLRGLWTRTPLFANDLSALSWA
- a CDS encoding response regulator, producing MPFDLHFPDTLQPFLIPLLFAVPLALLVWIIIGRRGDAHDVGVPPRTPSATPPGGAPVGGPRPAAPPRAAAFAAGVDERLPVLVVDDSAVVRAKLLKLFNDVGYEVIAARDGVEALEMMAHRRFGVLVTDLEMPNMDGFQLIQAVQGAMETEDLPIIAITGHEELHARLHQIQGLYGMFQKPWNDREMLRRVEALAQLRRIHP